CGAAGCAAAAGAGAAATTATCCTGAACAAGATCAGGCTGATCGGTTCCGCAAGAAGTGAAGGCAACCAATAAAAGTAAAAGAGGTGTTTTAAAATCCATAGTTTTTTAACGAATAAAATATAGTTTATTGTCCTATAAAACATTGTTTTTTTACAACCATAACAACGGATGACGGATAGGCAAATTCCTTACCACTTCATCATTGACAGGAAAATGTTCCAGCATTGTCCAAAGAGATACATAGTCTCCGTTAGGTGTATCACAGGCACTGAACAGCAAAGCCGGGTGGGCAACAGGCCATTCATCCCAATACATCACGTCTTTATTAAACGGCCATACGGATTTATCCTTTATATAAGGATACAACCATGCAACTCCTTTCTGCATATTCCGTCCGTCTTCCGTTGTATATTGCCATAAATTATGATTTTCATCCGAAAGGATATGGCAGACTGTTGCCATTGCATCCAGGTTAAAAAGAGAATATCCATACGGCTTTGTCCGGTTCAATTCCAATGGAAAGCTGCCGTCCGTATCCAACTGATCCGGCAATAATACATTCCGGTAACGTTCTCTGCAAAACTCCAGTACTTCGGTATTCCCTGTATATTTAGCAAACAAAGCTGCCTGCATCACCCAACAGGTCCCGTGGTTATTCTTCGCATTCATTTCATCTTTCCCATACGGATGATTGGTCAGCCAATGCAGATATTTCGAAAACCAGTCTTTTGTCGCAACCGCCTCTTCCGCTGATAGCAAACCATTCTGTTCCATTACGATCAGAGACTGCACGACTTCCATCAGATGGATCGTATCGATAATCCCTATTCCCCGCCCTGTCACAATACCTTTGATAGCCTGGGCATACTGAAGGTCCGGATTCATACTTGTTTCAGGGTCAATGAACCAGGCATGAACATGTTTCAGGGCTTGTTCGATGTATTTGGTATCTTTAGTAACGATCCAGGCAGAAGTAAGATCGCCTACGACGGTGCTGAAACGGATCATTGCATGGCGATGGGCCACAAAGTTATCGGGATTCGTTTCGCCGTCACGACGGATATAGGCACTATCCGGACTTACCGGATTCGGCCACCAGTAATCGCCTTCTGAATAAAAATCATGAATTCCCCCGGCACTCCGTTCTGCCACAAAAGAGGTTATTGTAACAGGTTCCTCTCCTAATGCATCATCTCCCCGGAGGATAATTTCGGGGCGTAGCAAGTCTGACACTTGTTGCTTTAATTCTGTTTTGACAGAACAAGAACAAAAAATAAATGCTGTTATTGAAATTAATAATAAAAACTTCGTATTCATGGCATAGACAGATTTTTCTTGCTCAAAAATACAGTTTGTCCCCCTTTCTCGTTTTTAATATTATCGCAAAAGCTTGTAGATTTATTGCAAAAGAGGAAATTTGTGAGATATTTATACAATACCGACAGATAGTCATATCCTAAAAAGAAAAGAATCATCCTATTGACTTGTGGATAGTTATCGGCAGGCCTGCTCACAATTGTCGGCAAGCCTGTTCATTATTATGAACAAGCTTGTCGATAATTGTCGACAAGCAAAAAGTTCGTTTTTCGGAAAAGAAGTTACTATATATAGTATAATGTATTCTTATTTTGAATAAATAAACGTATATTCATACGTATTCACCTCTGCTATTTTATCGGTAGAACTAATCTGTTCCCGAATTGTCAAACCTGTAATATAATCGCCGGTAGTAGTAAAATGATACGTATAACTTGCAGTCGTATCATCATCTCCAGACAGGCTGTAGGAATTGGCTGATTCAGGCAAATTTCTGCTCTGATTTCCATAAAGCAGATTTATAGGAGAAAAAGCGTCGAATCCCACCGGATTAAAAGATGGGATTACACGCCACGGGAAGTTACGCGGAGTCAGAGCCGTGCTGCTATATTTATATTCTATTCTTTTCTTATCCCGGGTAAACAGAGTGACATTACCATTCTCCCATATATAAGCTTCTTCCTTATCAAACTTCTGCGATTCATAGCCGCTCTCACCTTCTTTCGGCCACTTCATTGTCAGAGATGCACTAGTCAGACTGGCTCCGTTATACAGGTAGTTATATTCATCGCTCGTATATACTTCCTTGTTAAAAGGATTATTTTTATTAACGGATTTCTTAATAATAACATTTCCATTCATAAGATATTCAATACGTTCGATATCTTCATCCGGATTAA
This is a stretch of genomic DNA from Parabacteroides chongii. It encodes these proteins:
- a CDS encoding alginate lyase family protein; its protein translation is MNTKFLLLISITAFIFCSCSVKTELKQQVSDLLRPEIILRGDDALGEEPVTITSFVAERSAGGIHDFYSEGDYWWPNPVSPDSAYIRRDGETNPDNFVAHRHAMIRFSTVVGDLTSAWIVTKDTKYIEQALKHVHAWFIDPETSMNPDLQYAQAIKGIVTGRGIGIIDTIHLMEVVQSLIVMEQNGLLSAEEAVATKDWFSKYLHWLTNHPYGKDEMNAKNNHGTCWVMQAALFAKYTGNTEVLEFCRERYRNVLLPDQLDTDGSFPLELNRTKPYGYSLFNLDAMATVCHILSDENHNLWQYTTEDGRNMQKGVAWLYPYIKDKSVWPFNKDVMYWDEWPVAHPALLFSACDTPNGDYVSLWTMLEHFPVNDEVVRNLPIRHPLLWL
- a CDS encoding DUF5032 domain-containing protein, coding for MKKYVFLLVVMTLGLLSCGDDDKPVIPELDKLTKVVCAKGTDVLYFAYINYTDDGKIASMDFVNGKNVPFIYVGDKITMVNPDEDIERIEYLMNGNVIIKKSVNKNNPFNKEVYTSDEYNYLYNGASLTSASLTMKWPKEGESGYESQKFDKEEAYIWENGNVTLFTRDKKRIEYKYSSTALTPRNFPWRVIPSFNPVGFDAFSPINLLYGNQSRNLPESANSYSLSGDDDTTASYTYHFTTTGDYITGLTIREQISSTDKIAEVNTYEYTFIYSK